The following proteins are co-located in the Sporosarcina pasteurii genome:
- a CDS encoding response regulator transcription factor, translating into MANNQFCKVLIVDDELLIRQGIKHSIDWEKEGFQIIDEATNGEEALASIDKNQPHIVITDMVMPVMDGEMLTKEIKDKYPEIEIIILSSFGEFDYVRNTFQLGVSDYILKPQLEGTSLLTSLQKTAKKIPGLILQEKADNATVNSIDDVINRVMAGEEIEENQSFVEDYFPHKYYCLLGLTFHNENDSLIKKIEEQLKKSFTQIYIKRLPKKQNISAFLFNFEQGQAQAIKESIRMTATSLTFTDEKIVWGLAEPFEDFFQIKRAYQIDLMKLLNYHFYLVDEKIFIYDALPNLPTVEASFQLAKFTELFQRRQFEEAFSYIESFTEKLMQQYTQDEFTFKSLLGNIVFNIVILLGNMGYDNKRLDREKYHYIALIEEGKSAPTTVAVLTQFLQEVIFIVENVEEKSNQSNMQKLLDYIDQYYAEPLTLAEMGEKFHYNPSYLSKYFSDNHHQGFSEYLNQMRIKKSMELLREGKDPIAKISMRVGYSDHSYFCRVFKNFTGYSPSSYRRKHVHKR; encoded by the coding sequence ATGGCAAATAATCAATTTTGTAAAGTGCTAATTGTAGATGACGAGTTACTTATCAGGCAGGGGATTAAACATTCAATCGACTGGGAAAAAGAAGGATTTCAAATCATTGATGAAGCGACAAATGGTGAAGAGGCATTAGCATCAATTGACAAAAATCAACCGCATATTGTCATCACAGATATGGTTATGCCTGTGATGGATGGGGAAATGTTAACGAAAGAAATCAAAGATAAGTATCCAGAAATTGAAATCATTATTTTAAGTAGTTTTGGAGAGTTTGATTATGTACGTAATACTTTCCAACTGGGCGTTTCTGATTATATTTTGAAACCGCAACTGGAGGGCACTAGCCTCCTAACCTCGCTTCAAAAAACAGCCAAAAAAATTCCAGGTCTTATATTGCAAGAAAAAGCTGACAATGCAACGGTAAATTCAATAGATGATGTAATAAATCGCGTTATGGCAGGAGAAGAAATAGAAGAAAATCAGTCATTTGTTGAAGATTATTTCCCGCATAAATATTATTGTCTACTTGGTCTCACTTTTCACAATGAAAATGATTCATTAATTAAAAAGATTGAAGAACAGTTGAAGAAAAGTTTTACACAAATTTATATAAAAAGACTTCCTAAAAAACAAAATATATCTGCATTTCTATTTAATTTTGAGCAAGGTCAAGCGCAAGCAATTAAAGAATCTATTAGGATGACCGCTACATCTTTAACATTTACAGATGAAAAAATTGTATGGGGATTAGCAGAGCCATTTGAGGATTTCTTTCAAATAAAACGAGCCTATCAAATCGATTTAATGAAGCTATTAAATTATCATTTTTATTTAGTGGATGAGAAGATTTTCATTTACGATGCATTACCAAACTTACCAACAGTCGAAGCGTCTTTCCAACTAGCCAAATTCACGGAGCTTTTTCAACGTCGCCAATTCGAAGAAGCATTTTCATATATTGAATCTTTTACAGAGAAGTTAATGCAACAATACACGCAGGATGAATTCACGTTTAAATCGTTACTAGGAAATATTGTGTTTAATATTGTGATTTTATTAGGCAATATGGGATACGATAATAAACGACTAGACAGAGAAAAATATCATTATATCGCTTTGATTGAAGAAGGAAAAAGTGCTCCAACAACGGTTGCGGTATTGACTCAATTCTTACAAGAAGTGATATTTATCGTTGAAAATGTAGAAGAAAAATCAAATCAATCCAATATGCAGAAGTTATTAGATTATATTGACCAATATTATGCAGAGCCATTGACCTTAGCTGAAATGGGTGAGAAATTTCATTATAATCCATCATACTTATCAAAATACTTTAGCGATAATCATCATCAAGGTTTTAGCGAATATTTAAATCAGATGCGAATAAAAAAATCGATGGAATTATTGAGGGAAGGCAAGGACCCGATTGCTAAAATTAGTATGCGCGTCGGCTACTCTGATCATAGTTATTTTTGTAGAGTGTTTAAAAATTTCACTGGGTATTCACCAAGCAGTTATCGAAGAAAACATGTTCACAAAAGGTAG
- a CDS encoding LacI family DNA-binding transcriptional regulator, with the protein MSVTIRDVAKAANVAPSTVSRVISDSPHISDKTKRKVQKVMEELGYHLNYNARNLAQQSTKTIGIVVKHSTQASMYNTFFPEVIAGISALCSKFDFSISLTTGESEEEIYNDTVKMVRGKKVDGMIVLYSKEDDKVVPYLVESNIPFVVIGKPVHSQGQITYVDNDNVQAAKEATTYLFDLGHKDIAFIGEDNQFEVDEARLNGYLSALNEKNIPIKEEYIKNLKFDAEEGRKIAGELLDLVEPPTALVVANDLNALVMLTALSEKNIRVPYDMSIICFNNSVLTQVSNPPLTTMDTHIFQLGHESASCLIELINEPSTFNKSIIVPTLMIERQSCKQM; encoded by the coding sequence ATGTCAGTAACGATTCGGGATGTTGCGAAAGCCGCAAATGTAGCACCTTCTACTGTATCACGTGTGATTTCTGACAGCCCGCATATTAGCGATAAAACAAAAAGAAAAGTACAAAAAGTAATGGAAGAACTAGGTTATCATTTAAATTATAATGCTCGAAATTTAGCACAGCAATCTACCAAAACAATTGGTATCGTCGTGAAGCATTCTACTCAAGCGTCAATGTATAATACGTTCTTTCCAGAAGTTATTGCAGGAATTAGTGCATTATGCAGTAAGTTCGACTTCAGCATTAGCTTAACGACAGGAGAATCTGAGGAAGAGATTTATAACGATACAGTGAAAATGGTACGAGGAAAAAAAGTAGATGGCATGATTGTGCTTTATTCAAAGGAAGACGACAAAGTTGTTCCTTACTTAGTTGAGTCTAACATTCCATTTGTCGTCATTGGAAAGCCGGTTCATTCGCAAGGTCAAATTACGTATGTCGATAATGACAACGTACAGGCAGCTAAAGAGGCGACGACTTATTTATTTGATTTAGGGCATAAGGACATTGCTTTTATTGGTGAGGATAATCAGTTTGAAGTAGATGAAGCAAGGTTAAATGGCTACTTATCGGCTTTAAATGAAAAAAACATCCCCATCAAAGAAGAATATATTAAAAATCTTAAATTCGATGCAGAGGAAGGAAGAAAGATTGCAGGAGAGTTGCTCGATTTAGTCGAACCGCCGACTGCACTAGTTGTTGCGAATGACTTAAATGCACTCGTTATGTTAACGGCATTAAGTGAGAAAAATATTAGAGTTCCTTATGATATGAGTATCATTTGCTTTAATAATTCAGTGCTTACACAAGTATCTAATCCGCCATTAACGACAATGGACACACATATTTTTCAGTTAGGTCATGAGTCGGCAAGTTGTTTAATTGAATTAATTAACGAACCGTCTACATTCAATAAAAGTATCATTGTTCCAACATTAATGATTGAAAGACAATCCTGTAAGCAAATGTAA
- a CDS encoding Gfo/Idh/MocA family protein, with the protein MKRLRVGIVGAGLIAKEVHIPHYLGLCDRVEVVAIADVNEARAEEVAEIYGIPQTYSSYQEMFTRVKLDAVSICIPNKFHKEATIAALEAGCHVLCEKPPAMTVKESEQMAATAEKTGKILTYGFHYRYQSDVEIAKSFIEAGEMGEIYAARVQAIRRRGIPGWGVFTNKELQGGGPLIDIGIHMLDTALYLMDYPEPAVVLGQTHQRIGNKKGVGLFGDWDYENYSIEDMAVGMITFKNGASIIVESAFAANVEKDETMQVSLMGDEGGADIFPLKFYQEKHGTLVDITPAYAPEVNGHQREISQFVEGCLGGKLPYSTPEQGVIIQKIVNALYESAGTGKAIIF; encoded by the coding sequence ATGAAAAGGTTACGGGTTGGAATTGTTGGCGCCGGGTTAATCGCAAAAGAAGTACATATTCCCCACTATTTAGGACTATGTGACCGGGTAGAAGTCGTTGCGATTGCAGATGTCAATGAGGCGCGGGCAGAAGAGGTTGCAGAAATTTATGGGATTCCGCAAACGTATAGCTCTTATCAAGAAATGTTTACCCGCGTCAAACTAGATGCAGTTAGTATATGTATACCGAATAAATTTCATAAAGAAGCGACAATCGCAGCACTTGAAGCAGGCTGCCATGTGTTATGTGAAAAGCCCCCTGCCATGACAGTGAAAGAATCAGAACAAATGGCTGCCACAGCGGAAAAGACTGGAAAAATTTTAACGTACGGCTTTCATTACAGGTATCAATCTGATGTAGAAATCGCAAAATCGTTTATTGAAGCTGGAGAAATGGGAGAGATTTACGCAGCCCGAGTCCAAGCAATACGTAGAAGAGGCATCCCCGGATGGGGCGTTTTCACTAATAAAGAACTCCAAGGCGGCGGTCCATTAATCGATATAGGGATTCATATGTTGGATACAGCATTGTATTTAATGGATTATCCTGAGCCTGCTGTTGTACTTGGACAAACGCATCAAAGAATTGGCAATAAAAAAGGTGTCGGCCTATTTGGGGATTGGGATTACGAAAATTATTCAATTGAAGATATGGCGGTTGGGATGATTACTTTTAAAAATGGTGCTTCGATTATCGTAGAATCAGCGTTTGCAGCAAATGTTGAAAAAGACGAAACCATGCAAGTGTCATTAATGGGCGATGAGGGTGGCGCAGATATATTTCCGTTAAAGTTTTACCAGGAAAAGCATGGCACATTAGTTGACATTACACCTGCTTATGCGCCCGAAGTGAATGGTCACCAACGTGAAATCAGTCAATTTGTGGAAGGATGTTTGGGCGGAAAACTTCCTTACAGTACACCAGAACAAGGTGTTATTATTCAAAAAATCGTGAATGCACTTTATGAGTCAGCTGGGACCGGAAAGGCGATTATTTTTTAA
- a CDS encoding carbohydrate ABC transporter permease: MNHKRKSQTIGWVFVLISTVFITIFYFYPMFQALLLSFKSGMGNNLENVGFSNYKRLFGDPTFIAALKNTFIYLIFQVPIMIILALVFSVLLNDPKLRFKGFFRIAIFLPAVTSLVAYSVIFKNIFAQNGIINKFLIDISLISEPIQWLTNPILAKIVIIMAITWRWTGYNMIFYLSGLQNIDASIYEAARMDGANAFQIFTKITIPMLKPIILFTSITSTIGTLQIFDETMNITNGGPGNGTVSISQYIYNLSFKYTPDFGYAAAVSFVIVILIVLFSLIQFRVAGDRK; the protein is encoded by the coding sequence TTGAATCATAAAAGAAAAAGCCAAACAATTGGCTGGGTGTTTGTATTAATATCGACAGTATTTATTACGATATTTTATTTTTATCCAATGTTCCAAGCGTTACTTTTATCCTTTAAGTCGGGAATGGGAAATAACCTGGAAAATGTGGGGTTTAGCAACTATAAACGTTTATTCGGAGATCCGACCTTTATCGCGGCCTTGAAAAACACATTTATTTATTTGATTTTTCAAGTGCCAATTATGATTATATTGGCCTTGGTTTTTTCGGTGTTGTTAAATGATCCCAAATTAAGATTTAAAGGTTTTTTTAGAATCGCAATCTTTTTACCAGCTGTAACCTCATTGGTCGCATACTCGGTGATTTTTAAAAATATATTTGCCCAAAATGGGATTATTAACAAATTTTTAATCGATATCTCGCTAATATCAGAGCCGATTCAATGGCTGACCAATCCAATCTTAGCGAAAATCGTTATTATTATGGCGATTACATGGCGTTGGACGGGCTATAATATGATTTTCTATTTATCTGGTTTGCAAAATATCGATGCATCTATTTATGAAGCAGCAAGAATGGATGGCGCGAATGCGTTTCAAATCTTTACTAAAATAACGATTCCAATGTTGAAACCTATTATTCTATTCACTTCGATTACATCGACGATAGGAACTTTACAAATATTCGATGAAACTATGAATATTACAAACGGCGGACCAGGAAATGGGACAGTTTCCATATCACAATATATTTATAATTTGTCGTTTAAATATACCCCTGATTTTGGATATGCAGCTGCAGTATCATTCGTTATTGTGATACTCATCGTGTTATTTTCATTAATACAGTTTAGGGTGGCGGGTGATCGAAAATGA
- a CDS encoding sensor histidine kinase, with the protein MTKIFLVMFFSISAITSLITLSTYKMSENLFIETFSITNAKVLKQIKTQIEEFNYSIVNAVNDLEQSPTVMNYLMKTDKTHLEMINSYYDMRFKIEDISRHLDGYDTGITVAGKNVQSFSTNRVYWPISEDLLERHSITKSSLQNPKRLIYHYDTFQVDNMEKSAIVASRALIDRKNEDVYGVLYITMQEPQFQQFYASYTSEGNDVVLINGDGIIVSSNQAELIGQKELELFKVAKEIEARGLSYKSIGFFDREKIVLAEYLSALDLYVVNLIDQKIVVDNIINKKSIVLISLLIIAIATLFIYLISRRLTKSLTHLVFQINNSAKDRFNYYIDVPGSYETRQVATAFNTMLDELREYVDELMITQEKQRHAELTALQQQINPHFLYNTLASIKIIAAQGDIEKATKLINKLISLLQNTIGHMSETNTVEQEISNMKDYVYINQARYGSQIRVNFFVTPESLTYELPKLMIQPFIENAFFHAFNKKTSGFIHIMIGTQGDTLICEIVDNGDGMVIPSGKRLPTRQRNEQLRSGIGVRNVHERIEIMYGKAYGVEFSSSLGEGTKVKIRLPIIKSNL; encoded by the coding sequence ATGACAAAAATATTTTTGGTTATGTTTTTTAGTATTAGTGCAATTACCTCTCTAATTACATTGAGTACTTATAAAATGTCTGAGAATTTATTTATAGAAACCTTTAGTATTACAAATGCTAAAGTGTTAAAGCAAATTAAAACTCAGATTGAAGAATTTAATTATTCTATTGTAAATGCAGTTAATGATCTTGAGCAAAGTCCAACAGTAATGAACTATTTGATGAAAACTGATAAAACACATTTAGAAATGATCAATTCGTATTATGATATGCGTTTTAAAATAGAGGATATTAGTAGACATTTGGATGGCTATGATACTGGAATTACAGTGGCTGGCAAAAACGTTCAAAGCTTTTCGACGAATCGAGTTTATTGGCCGATTTCAGAAGATCTTTTGGAAAGGCATTCAATTACGAAAAGCTCACTTCAAAATCCTAAAAGGCTCATTTATCATTATGATACTTTTCAAGTGGATAACATGGAGAAGTCAGCAATCGTCGCATCCAGAGCACTCATCGATCGAAAAAATGAAGATGTATATGGAGTTCTGTATATTACGATGCAAGAACCCCAATTTCAACAATTTTATGCAAGTTATACGAGTGAGGGAAATGATGTTGTGCTTATAAATGGTGATGGCATCATAGTATCTAGCAATCAAGCTGAATTGATCGGGCAGAAGGAACTTGAACTATTCAAAGTTGCAAAGGAAATCGAAGCGCGTGGTTTAAGTTACAAATCGATAGGCTTTTTTGACAGAGAAAAAATTGTTCTGGCAGAGTATTTATCGGCCTTGGACTTATATGTCGTTAATTTAATTGACCAAAAAATCGTCGTTGATAATATTATTAATAAAAAATCCATCGTCCTGATTAGTTTACTCATAATCGCAATTGCAACTTTGTTTATTTATTTAATTTCAAGGCGTTTAACAAAATCATTAACACACCTTGTTTTTCAAATTAATAATAGTGCGAAGGATCGTTTTAATTATTATATCGATGTGCCAGGTAGTTATGAGACGAGACAAGTAGCAACCGCTTTTAATACGATGTTAGATGAGCTCCGAGAATACGTGGATGAATTAATGATTACACAAGAAAAGCAGCGTCATGCTGAATTAACAGCATTGCAACAACAAATTAATCCACATTTTTTATACAATACGTTAGCGTCAATAAAAATCATCGCGGCGCAAGGCGATATTGAGAAAGCGACGAAACTGATTAATAAGCTTATTTCATTACTCCAAAACACGATTGGTCATATGAGTGAAACGAATACAGTCGAACAAGAAATTAGTAATATGAAAGATTATGTTTATATTAACCAAGCCCGTTATGGTTCACAAATTCGCGTGAATTTTTTTGTGACGCCTGAAAGTTTAACTTATGAACTGCCAAAATTGATGATTCAGCCATTTATTGAAAATGCATTTTTCCATGCGTTTAATAAAAAGACTTCAGGTTTTATTCATATTATGATTGGAACGCAAGGAGATACATTAATTTGTGAAATTGTTGATAATGGGGACGGAATGGTTATTCCAAGTGGTAAACGATTGCCTACTCGTCAAAGAAATGAACAATTACGTAGTGGGATAGGGGTTCGTAACGTACATGAACGGATTGAAATTATGTATGGTAAAGCGTATGGTGTAGAATTTTCAAGTTCATTAGGCGAAGGGACAAAGGTGAAAATACGTCTACCGATAATTAAATCAAATTTGTGA
- a CDS encoding ThuA domain-containing protein: MKIVVWNENRHENENPEVSAIYPEGIHGAIANFLGEEFEHVKTATLDEPEHGLTDEVLKETDVLVWWGHMAHDEVKDEIVEKVKQRVLEGMGLIVLHSGHFSKIFKTLMGTTCDLKWREADEKERLWVVDPTHPITEGIGEFIELEKEEMYGEHFDIPTPDELVFVSWFEGGEVFRSGATFKRGRGKIFYFRPGHETYPTYYNKDIQKVIRNGVKWAANTNTPTPVYGNAQPLEEIK, encoded by the coding sequence ATGAAGATAGTCGTTTGGAATGAAAATCGCCATGAGAATGAGAATCCCGAGGTTTCCGCGATTTACCCAGAAGGTATTCATGGGGCTATTGCAAATTTTCTTGGTGAAGAATTTGAACATGTGAAAACTGCTACGTTAGATGAACCTGAGCATGGCTTAACAGATGAGGTACTTAAAGAGACAGATGTCCTAGTTTGGTGGGGGCATATGGCACATGACGAAGTGAAAGATGAAATTGTTGAGAAGGTAAAACAAAGAGTCCTTGAAGGGATGGGGCTAATCGTTTTACATTCTGGACATTTCTCGAAAATTTTTAAGACATTAATGGGTACAACTTGCGATTTAAAATGGCGTGAGGCCGATGAAAAAGAACGTCTTTGGGTAGTAGATCCAACGCATCCAATTACAGAAGGCATTGGCGAATTTATTGAGCTGGAAAAAGAGGAAATGTACGGAGAACACTTTGATATTCCAACGCCGGATGAGTTAGTCTTTGTAAGCTGGTTTGAGGGCGGAGAAGTGTTCCGAAGTGGAGCAACTTTTAAACGAGGCAGAGGGAAAATCTTTTATTTCCGTCCAGGCCATGAAACATATCCAACTTACTATAACAAAGATATTCAAAAAGTAATTCGTAACGGAGTAAAATGGGCGGCAAATACAAATACGCCTACGCCAGTTTATGGAAATGCACAACCTTTAGAAGAAATCAAATAA
- a CDS encoding ABC transporter substrate-binding protein produces the protein MRRIGLLLLISILLVACSETSDTKGNNDSNEITAWAWDPKFNIAALELAEKSYDGEEEVELKIIENAQDDIISKLNTGLGSGTMKGMPNIVLIEDYRAQSFLQSYPDVFYDLSDYLNAEDFADYKIEPTSLDGKMYGLPFDTGVTGLFIRTDILEEAGYTVEDFKDITWDEYIEMGKDIREKTGKHMLTLDFNDLGIIRVMAQSAGKWYLEEDGVTPDLANNEALKESFRIFKTLIDEDVAGIHTDWSQLLAGFNSGDVVSAVQGSWIIPSIKAEESQSGKWEVVPIPRLNLKESVSASNLGGSSFYVLNIDGKEKAAEFLKNTFGSNVEFYQDLMREVGAVGTFLPAAEGEAYQTEDAFFSGQKIYADLASWMEQVPPINYGIHTYSIEDILIVEMQNYFNGQDVDKVLESAQKQVESR, from the coding sequence ATGAGAAGAATTGGTTTACTGCTGTTAATTAGTATATTATTGGTCGCTTGTTCTGAAACATCGGATACTAAGGGGAATAATGACAGTAATGAAATTACAGCTTGGGCATGGGATCCAAAATTTAATATTGCAGCACTTGAATTAGCTGAAAAATCGTATGACGGTGAAGAAGAAGTAGAACTGAAAATCATTGAAAATGCACAAGATGACATTATCTCAAAGTTAAACACGGGATTGGGCTCTGGAACTATGAAAGGAATGCCTAATATCGTGCTCATTGAGGATTATCGTGCACAAAGTTTTTTACAATCCTATCCGGATGTCTTTTATGACCTATCAGACTACTTGAATGCGGAAGATTTCGCAGACTATAAAATTGAACCAACTAGTTTAGACGGAAAAATGTACGGATTACCTTTTGATACAGGGGTAACAGGATTGTTTATAAGAACAGATATTCTTGAAGAAGCTGGCTATACGGTGGAGGATTTTAAAGATATTACTTGGGATGAGTATATCGAAATGGGAAAAGATATTCGAGAAAAAACTGGCAAGCATATGTTAACGCTCGATTTTAATGATTTAGGCATCATTCGTGTCATGGCACAAAGTGCTGGTAAATGGTATTTAGAAGAGGATGGCGTCACACCAGATTTAGCAAATAATGAAGCGTTAAAAGAATCGTTCCGTATTTTTAAAACGTTAATTGACGAAGACGTAGCTGGTATTCATACAGACTGGAGTCAACTTTTAGCAGGCTTTAACAGCGGGGATGTCGTTTCGGCCGTTCAAGGTAGTTGGATTATTCCGAGCATTAAAGCGGAAGAATCTCAGTCGGGTAAATGGGAAGTCGTTCCGATTCCACGTTTAAATCTTAAAGAAAGTGTTAGTGCATCGAACTTGGGTGGCTCATCATTTTACGTATTGAATATTGATGGAAAAGAAAAAGCAGCTGAATTTCTCAAAAATACATTTGGTTCCAATGTAGAATTCTATCAAGACCTTATGAGAGAAGTCGGCGCCGTTGGAACATTTTTACCAGCAGCAGAAGGTGAAGCCTATCAAACAGAAGATGCGTTTTTCAGTGGACAAAAAATCTATGCAGATTTAGCGAGTTGGATGGAGCAAGTGCCACCGATTAATTACGGGATTCATACGTATTCAATTGAAGATATTTTAATCGTTGAAATGCAAAATTATTTTAACGGACAAGATGTAGATAAAGTATTGGAAAGTGCACAAAAGCAAGTTGAGTCGAGATAA
- a CDS encoding Gfo/Idh/MocA family protein, with translation MTTLKVAVIGCGSIAKNRHLGEFNSNPNVEIVAVCDIVEERVQEVAEQYGTEAFTNYEDVLKIEEIDAVSVCLPNYLHAPVSIAALEAGKHVLCEKPMATSIEEADAMIEAAKKNDKKLMIAHNQRFVTSHQKARALIESGEVGKIFSFRSAFGHGGPENWSADGKESWFFKKDEAFIGAMGDLGVHKTDLLRYLLGEEFVEVASFIETSSKEFADVDDNAVCILKSESGIIGTLAASWAYTAGEDNSTIIYGENATLRLEDDPNYSLIVQYRNGEVVNYELGAIQSNEEGGQTTSHTIDHFVEAILENKEPLIDGEEGKKSLEVILAALESMETKKFSQIN, from the coding sequence TTGACAACGTTGAAAGTAGCTGTGATTGGTTGCGGAAGTATCGCGAAAAACCGTCATTTAGGAGAATTTAATAGCAATCCAAACGTAGAAATAGTCGCAGTTTGTGACATTGTTGAAGAAAGAGTACAGGAAGTTGCTGAACAATATGGAACGGAAGCTTTCACAAACTATGAAGATGTATTGAAGATTGAAGAGATAGATGCTGTAAGCGTATGTCTTCCAAACTATCTCCACGCACCAGTTTCAATTGCTGCTTTAGAAGCTGGGAAGCATGTGCTATGTGAAAAGCCAATGGCAACTTCGATAGAGGAAGCGGACGCAATGATTGAAGCAGCCAAAAAGAATGATAAAAAATTAATGATTGCACACAACCAGCGCTTTGTGACATCTCACCAGAAAGCAAGAGCGTTAATTGAGAGCGGTGAAGTTGGGAAAATCTTTAGCTTTAGAAGTGCTTTCGGCCACGGCGGTCCAGAAAATTGGAGTGCAGATGGAAAAGAGAGTTGGTTCTTTAAAAAAGATGAGGCGTTTATTGGCGCAATGGGTGACCTTGGCGTACATAAAACGGATTTGCTTCGCTATTTACTAGGCGAGGAATTTGTTGAAGTGGCTAGTTTTATTGAGACGAGCTCGAAAGAATTTGCAGATGTAGATGATAATGCAGTATGTATTTTGAAATCGGAAAGCGGCATTATCGGTACACTCGCGGCAAGCTGGGCGTATACGGCTGGGGAAGATAATTCAACAATTATTTACGGAGAAAATGCAACATTACGACTTGAAGATGACCCAAATTATTCCTTAATTGTTCAATATAGAAATGGGGAAGTTGTGAATTACGAATTAGGCGCGATTCAATCAAATGAGGAAGGCGGCCAAACGACGTCTCATACGATTGACCATTTCGTTGAGGCAATTCTTGAAAATAAGGAACCGCTTATTGACGGCGAAGAAGGAAAGAAATCGTTAGAAGTTATTTTAGCGGCATTAGAGTCGATGGAAACGAAGAAGTTTAGTCAGATTAACTAA
- a CDS encoding sugar phosphate isomerase/epimerase, whose protein sequence is MKLGVFTVLFSHKPFEEMLDYVQQAGIQAVEIGTGGYPGNAHCNVDELLASADKRKEYLEQVHSRGLTISAFSCHANPVSPNEAVAKEAHDTFVKTVKLAELMDVPVVNTFSGTPGSGEHSQIPNWPVSPWPTEYSDIYNWQWEKKLIPYWKEAGKLAEDHGVKVGIELHGGFSVHTPYTMLKLREATSEAIGANFDPSHLWWQGIDPVAAIKILGKENAIHHFHAKDTYIDQDNVNMHGLTDMQPYGDVQSRAWTFRSVGCGHSIQEWSDMMSALRTYGYDYVVSIEHEDPLMSVEEGLTRAVTNLKSVLINEKPAEMWWA, encoded by the coding sequence ATGAAACTAGGCGTATTTACAGTATTGTTTTCTCATAAACCATTTGAAGAAATGTTAGATTATGTACAACAAGCAGGGATCCAAGCAGTTGAAATTGGAACTGGTGGATATCCGGGCAATGCGCATTGTAATGTTGATGAGCTGCTTGCCAGCGCTGATAAAAGAAAAGAGTACTTAGAGCAAGTGCATTCTAGAGGATTAACAATTAGCGCATTTAGCTGTCATGCCAACCCAGTATCACCAAATGAAGCAGTTGCAAAAGAAGCGCATGATACATTTGTTAAAACAGTGAAATTAGCAGAGTTGATGGATGTTCCCGTTGTCAACACATTTTCGGGTACGCCAGGGTCAGGTGAACACTCTCAGATTCCAAACTGGCCAGTTTCACCATGGCCAACAGAGTACTCCGATATTTACAATTGGCAATGGGAGAAGAAGTTAATTCCTTACTGGAAAGAGGCGGGAAAGCTTGCTGAAGATCACGGCGTGAAGGTTGGAATTGAATTACACGGCGGTTTTTCAGTGCATACACCGTATACGATGTTGAAATTACGTGAAGCTACTTCTGAGGCGATTGGTGCGAACTTTGACCCGAGTCACTTATGGTGGCAAGGCATTGATCCTGTTGCTGCGATTAAAATTCTTGGGAAAGAAAATGCAATTCACCATTTCCATGCAAAAGACACCTATATTGACCAAGACAATGTCAATATGCATGGGTTAACGGATATGCAACCATATGGAGACGTTCAATCGCGTGCTTGGACATTCCGTTCTGTAGGCTGTGGCCATAGCATTCAAGAGTGGTCGGATATGATGAGTGCGCTTCGTACTTACGGCTATGATTATGTAGTCAGTATTGAACATGAAGATCCACTCATGTCCGTAGAAGAAGGATTGACGCGTGCGGTGACGAATTTAAAGTCGGTGTTAATTAATGAAAAACCTGCGGAGATGTGGTGGGCTTGA